From a single Oceanispirochaeta sp. M1 genomic region:
- the rdgB gene encoding RdgB/HAM1 family non-canonical purine NTP pyrophosphatase, whose amino-acid sequence MEIVLATGNMHKKKELEEILSGHRILIPSDLGVDFDCDETGLTFMENALLKAETLYDLVKRPVLADDSGLCVQALDGAPGIYSARYGSEGGVNLSDSDRNLLLLKNIQGAEDRTAFFVCAMVLITAPYRVYSVQEAFDGSIAEAPFGGGGFGYDPVFIDALSGKTAAELTDEEKNRVSHRGKAGKVMRTLMEAL is encoded by the coding sequence ATGGAAATAGTACTGGCCACTGGCAATATGCATAAGAAAAAAGAGCTGGAGGAGATTCTCTCCGGCCATAGAATTCTCATCCCCTCCGATCTGGGAGTGGATTTCGACTGTGATGAAACGGGACTTACCTTTATGGAAAATGCCCTTTTGAAAGCGGAGACTCTGTATGATCTGGTTAAAAGACCGGTCCTGGCAGACGATTCCGGTCTCTGTGTTCAGGCACTTGACGGCGCCCCGGGAATTTATTCCGCCCGTTATGGTTCAGAAGGGGGAGTTAATCTCTCAGACAGTGACAGAAATCTGCTGTTATTGAAAAATATTCAGGGTGCCGAAGACAGAACAGCTTTTTTTGTCTGTGCCATGGTGCTTATAACAGCTCCCTATAGGGTTTATTCGGTGCAGGAAGCCTTTGATGGTTCCATTGCTGAAGCACCCTTCGGGGGGGGAGGATTCGGATATGATCCTGTCTTTATCGATGCACTTTCAGGTAAAACCGCTGCCGAGCTGACAGATGAAGAGAAAAACCGGGTCTCCCACAGAGGGAAAGCCGGAAAAGTTATGAGAACCCTTATGGAGGCCCTGTGA
- a CDS encoding response regulator transcription factor, with product MALIFVIEDNDSIREAVSGYLKLSDYEVEEFDTLGRVKDAIAAKSPELLILDAMLPDGDGFVFAKEIRQKSDIPIIFMTARESESDRITGFEVGADDYIVKPFSPKELVLRVGAVLKRTGTAVPQKKMQGWELDGQILTTDEDSHKAMLNNQLLKLTAAEWKILLYLSSNGGAVVSREQILDRCLEYSFEGYDRTVDTHIKNLRAKLQNPDWIETVRGYGYRFAGNSK from the coding sequence ATGGCACTGATTTTTGTAATTGAAGACAATGACTCGATACGGGAAGCTGTTTCAGGATATCTGAAGCTTTCTGATTATGAAGTGGAAGAATTTGATACCCTGGGCAGGGTTAAGGATGCAATAGCAGCCAAAAGCCCGGAACTTCTGATACTGGATGCCATGCTTCCTGACGGAGACGGTTTCGTTTTCGCCAAGGAGATCAGGCAGAAATCGGATATTCCTATCATCTTCATGACAGCCCGTGAATCTGAGTCGGATCGTATTACCGGATTTGAAGTAGGGGCGGATGATTATATCGTCAAACCCTTTTCTCCAAAAGAGCTGGTTTTGAGAGTAGGCGCTGTTCTGAAAAGAACGGGAACTGCCGTCCCTCAGAAGAAGATGCAGGGCTGGGAACTTGATGGTCAGATATTGACCACCGATGAAGATTCCCACAAGGCAATGTTGAACAACCAGCTGCTTAAACTTACAGCCGCAGAGTGGAAAATCCTCCTATACCTGTCTTCCAATGGTGGAGCCGTTGTCTCCCGGGAGCAGATACTGGACCGTTGTCTGGAATATTCTTTTGAAGGATATGACCGGACCGTGGATACCCATATAAAGAACCTGCGTGCCAAATTGCAGAATCCGGACTGGATTGAAACTGTGAGAGGCTACGGATACAGGTTTGCAGGAAACAGTAAGTGA
- a CDS encoding outer membrane beta-barrel protein: protein MKKTILIGLVLVLVSAGFLSAQARFGLKVAGGLSSYTGSDWNDVTDLSSIVDNKLGFSYGGGVLLNVAFSKMFSIQPEILYSSLTGGRTFPDYDYNYEWRENTLEVPVYLQLGFPVGNGKFLIMGGPDFFYTFGEIKYKDSDGYETSVAASDDMDNLFRIGFAAGIGYEVNNIQFAALYKRALSSQLDSFEIHNQNMTLEIAYLF from the coding sequence ATGAAAAAAACTATTTTAATTGGTCTCGTATTAGTACTTGTCAGTGCTGGTTTCCTAAGTGCTCAGGCAAGGTTTGGTTTAAAAGTGGCGGGTGGTTTGTCATCCTATACCGGTTCAGATTGGAATGATGTCACAGACCTCAGTTCAATTGTTGATAATAAACTGGGATTCTCCTACGGTGGAGGAGTATTATTAAATGTTGCTTTCTCAAAAATGTTTTCAATACAGCCTGAAATCCTTTACAGTTCTTTAACGGGAGGAAGGACTTTTCCTGATTATGATTACAATTACGAGTGGCGAGAGAATACATTGGAAGTACCTGTTTATCTTCAGCTGGGATTCCCTGTGGGGAATGGTAAATTCTTGATTATGGGTGGTCCTGATTTTTTTTATACCTTTGGTGAAATCAAATATAAAGATTCTGATGGTTATGAGACCTCAGTTGCAGCATCAGATGATATGGATAATCTTTTCAGAATCGGGTTTGCTGCCGGTATTGGATATGAAGTCAATAATATCCAGTTTGCTGCCCTATACAAAAGAGCACTCAGCTCTCAACTTGATTCTTTTGAAATACACAATCAAAACATGACATTGGAGATAGCTTACTTGTTCTAA
- the trpS gene encoding tryptophan--tRNA ligase has protein sequence MSKKVVLTGIKPTGMPHLGNYLGAIKPALSLTESYDTRYFIADYHSLNSIKEPELLKSYTYEIAACWLACGLDPEKTLIYRQSDVPQTFELSTMIMAFTSKGLMNRAHAYKAQLDQNREKGKPEDHNINMGLYTYPVLMAADILLFDTNLVPVGKDQVQHIEMAVDIAQAVNRNYKEELLTLPEAFVSENTQVVVGMDGRKMSKSYDNTIPLFLPEKKLKKLCNKIVTNSQTMEEAKDPETCNVFTLYKLFATQEQQDALAARYRAGGMGWGEAKAELFNLLNTTISPMRERYNQLMEDTSYIDKILADGSERARTIASAKISRLRKAMGFIN, from the coding sequence ATGAGCAAAAAAGTAGTTCTTACAGGAATAAAACCCACCGGAATGCCTCATCTGGGAAACTATCTGGGAGCCATCAAACCGGCTCTGAGTCTTACCGAATCCTACGATACCCGTTACTTCATTGCCGACTACCACTCTCTGAACAGTATTAAGGAGCCCGAACTTCTTAAAAGTTACACATATGAGATAGCAGCCTGCTGGCTGGCCTGCGGTCTTGATCCCGAGAAAACCCTTATCTACAGACAGTCTGATGTTCCTCAAACCTTCGAGCTGTCCACCATGATTATGGCATTCACTTCCAAAGGGTTGATGAACAGGGCTCATGCCTATAAGGCACAGCTTGATCAGAACAGGGAGAAGGGGAAGCCTGAGGATCACAATATCAATATGGGACTCTATACCTATCCCGTCCTGATGGCCGCGGATATTCTTCTTTTTGATACGAATCTTGTGCCCGTTGGAAAAGACCAGGTTCAGCATATAGAGATGGCTGTTGATATCGCTCAGGCGGTAAACCGTAATTATAAAGAAGAGCTTCTGACTCTGCCTGAGGCATTTGTATCAGAAAACACGCAGGTGGTTGTTGGTATGGACGGACGGAAAATGTCCAAGAGCTATGACAATACCATCCCCCTGTTTCTGCCCGAAAAAAAGCTGAAAAAACTCTGTAACAAGATTGTGACAAATTCTCAGACTATGGAAGAAGCAAAAGATCCTGAGACATGTAATGTTTTTACTCTGTATAAGCTCTTTGCCACTCAGGAACAGCAGGATGCACTGGCCGCACGTTACCGTGCCGGCGGAATGGGCTGGGGCGAAGCAAAGGCTGAGCTTTTCAATCTTCTCAACACTACTATTTCTCCTATGAGAGAGCGGTATAACCAACTCATGGAAGATACATCCTATATCGACAAGATACTGGCCGATGGATCCGAAAGAGCCAGAACCATTGCTTCTGCAAAAATCAGCAGACTCCGCAAGGCCATGGGCTTTATAAATTAG